A single region of the Biomaibacter acetigenes genome encodes:
- a CDS encoding M42 family metallopeptidase produces MDIKQNILNILKPAAVSGSEMMENRLIKECFRNLSDEVREDKLGNIISLKKGQNQRYNIMLAAHMDEIGLMVKQIDDRGFIRFTFIGGVDPRILPAQEVIIHGRRSVFGVIGNKPPHIQEPEERKKAIKPDDLFIDTGLCADEVKKTIQVGDFITFKRKPKELLNGRFSCNALDDRAGIAVMLQTLEELDTMRFDANVYAVATVQEEVGLRGAIVSSFNIFPHIGIAIDVCHGNMLDVPEDETQVLGKGPVLALGPNIHPKLFNRLKEIAEDHNIPYQLNPEPSSTGTDAWAIQITREGIPTALVSIPLRYMHTTVETVCFDDIKKAGRLLAIFISSLNKELVEGLTCY; encoded by the coding sequence TTGGATATAAAACAAAATATATTAAACATTTTAAAACCTGCCGCTGTTTCCGGCAGCGAAATGATGGAAAACCGCCTGATAAAAGAATGTTTTCGAAACTTGAGCGACGAGGTCCGAGAAGATAAGCTAGGGAATATAATTAGCCTTAAAAAAGGCCAGAATCAAAGGTACAATATAATGCTGGCGGCTCACATGGATGAAATAGGGCTTATGGTTAAACAGATTGATGACAGGGGCTTTATAAGATTTACTTTCATCGGAGGTGTGGACCCGAGAATATTGCCTGCCCAGGAAGTAATCATCCATGGACGTAGAAGTGTTTTCGGCGTTATAGGCAATAAACCACCTCATATACAGGAACCCGAGGAAAGAAAAAAGGCCATTAAACCCGATGACCTGTTTATTGACACCGGGCTCTGTGCCGATGAAGTTAAAAAAACCATTCAAGTGGGAGATTTCATAACGTTTAAAAGGAAGCCCAAAGAATTGCTCAATGGCCGCTTTTCATGCAATGCGCTGGACGATAGGGCTGGAATAGCAGTTATGCTTCAGACGCTGGAAGAGCTTGATACAATGAGATTTGATGCAAATGTTTATGCTGTGGCCACCGTGCAGGAAGAGGTTGGGTTACGGGGTGCCATAGTCAGCAGTTTCAATATATTTCCGCATATAGGTATAGCCATAGATGTATGTCATGGCAATATGCTGGATGTGCCCGAAGATGAAACTCAAGTTCTGGGGAAAGGGCCGGTTCTGGCTCTTGGGCCAAATATACATCCAAAACTTTTTAACAGGTTGAAAGAAATCGCAGAAGATCACAATATTCCCTATCAACTAAATCCGGAGCCTTCTTCGACGGGTACCGATGCCTGGGCTATTCAGATCACCCGGGAAGGTATCCCCACGGCTCTGGTGTCAATTCCCCTCCGTTACATGCATACAACCGTTGAAACCGTATGTTTTGACGACATAAAGAAGGCGGGGCGTTTGCTGGCTATTTTTATATCCTCATTAAATAAAGAATTGGTGGAGGGGTTGACATGCTATTAA
- a CDS encoding M42 family metallopeptidase codes for MLLKELSEAFGVSGAEDEVRNILKRELKETCSIETDALGNLICKNMGRQKKLELMLCAHMDEVGLMIRSIDKNGWLKFDTVGGIDDRILVSKQVVIGPQKVKGVIGAKAIHLQEPKEREIPLKSKNLYIEIGAKDREDAEQKVKIGDFAVFDTEFEVLGNDIVKGKALDDRIGCYIIAETLKKNPGYSITGAFTVQEEIGVRGSAVVSYRINPDVAIVVEGTFASDVPETKEENYSTTVGKGPAVTIMDMTYVANKKLVTRVLELADSKGIPCQLRRSAFGGTDGGRIHTTRDGIPTIIISVPCRYIHSPVSLSSLTDIKHTMELLEAIILDLEERGL; via the coding sequence ATGCTATTAAAAGAGCTTTCAGAAGCTTTCGGCGTATCCGGGGCTGAGGATGAAGTAAGAAATATATTAAAAAGGGAATTGAAAGAAACCTGCAGTATTGAAACCGATGCTCTGGGAAATTTAATTTGCAAAAATATGGGTAGACAAAAAAAGCTGGAGTTAATGCTCTGTGCACATATGGATGAAGTTGGCCTCATGATAAGGTCCATAGACAAAAATGGCTGGTTAAAATTCGATACCGTCGGAGGTATTGACGATAGAATCCTTGTTTCCAAACAGGTGGTGATTGGGCCACAAAAGGTCAAGGGAGTCATAGGGGCAAAAGCTATTCATCTTCAGGAACCCAAAGAACGGGAAATTCCTTTAAAATCAAAAAATCTTTATATAGAGATCGGAGCCAAAGATAGGGAAGATGCAGAGCAAAAAGTAAAGATAGGTGATTTTGCGGTTTTTGACACAGAGTTCGAGGTATTAGGCAACGATATAGTTAAGGGAAAAGCCCTCGATGACAGAATTGGGTGCTATATAATCGCCGAAACTCTCAAAAAGAATCCGGGTTATTCAATAACCGGGGCTTTTACGGTGCAGGAAGAAATCGGTGTGAGAGGTTCCGCTGTAGTTTCTTACAGGATTAATCCTGACGTGGCCATAGTAGTAGAAGGGACTTTTGCTTCGGATGTGCCCGAAACCAAGGAGGAAAATTACAGTACCACCGTAGGCAAAGGACCGGCTGTTACTATAATGGACATGACTTATGTAGCAAATAAAAAGCTAGTTACAAGGGTGTTGGAACTGGCCGATAGCAAAGGTATCCCGTGCCAGCTGCGCCGTTCCGCTTTTGGAGGAACCGATGGTGGAAGGATTCATACCACCAGGGACGGAATACCGACAATAATAATATCTGTTCCATGCAGATACATTCATTCACCGGTAAGTTTGTCCAGCCTCACTGACATCAAACACACCATGGAGCTCTTAGAGGCCATTATTCTGGATTTGGAAGAAAGGGGATTGTAA
- a CDS encoding 4Fe-4S binding protein yields MIYAINILGNLRNGRFIMKKQYTISINEKRCKKCGICVAFCPKNVFEININTVPRVTAPDACIGCNWCYLRCPEIAIFVEKREAV; encoded by the coding sequence ATGATTTATGCAATAAATATTTTAGGTAATTTAAGAAATGGGAGGTTTATTATGAAAAAACAATACACAATCTCCATCAATGAAAAAAGATGCAAGAAATGCGGAATATGTGTGGCTTTTTGCCCTAAAAATGTTTTTGAAATCAATATTAATACTGTTCCAAGGGTTACTGCTCCTGATGCCTGCATAGGCTGCAACTGGTGCTATCTACGCTGCCCCGAGATAGCTATATTTGTTGAAAAGAGGGAGGCGGTTTAA
- a CDS encoding sigma-54-dependent Fis family transcriptional regulator produces the protein MGEDIIIFEAFLEDGVKKARELVRENNVRIIISRGATGALIKKNVDIPVVSIEITDFDVFLAIYESSVKHDSIGFFGYDYKKGHFNFDLFSRILNKKISYFYYKTDLELKMLLEKARNQGITIAVGTGACILTEAVKLGMEGRLVLSNRSSVMQAINTAKNICSVLEKDAAQKELMKTLLDYSNEGIMALDEDKRIILFNPKAEKLLEIPGEEILSKKIQDVNSSNINRIFERGEPALQKIIEINKTKLLVNRANINVNSQKRGTVITFQEISKIQELEINIREELYKKGLTSSYSFEDILGSSRPLKEAIEMARKYSKTNSTVLIIGESGTGKELFANSIHAASPRANGPFVAVNCAALPESLLESELFGYEEGAFTGAKKGGKVGLFELAHGGSLFLDEIGEMPLGLQAQILRVIQEKKVMRLGGNKLIPVDVRIIAATNIDLKKRIQEGKFRSDLFYRLNILTLKIPPLRERPEDIIPLTKNFIEGFSNTYNKKVNSNLSKAVIEYLQSYNWPGNVRELKNLMEKCVILTEKQDLDINLIKNLITESDIFRDTPVKNKIFINISTFEDMENQIIEQMNRIFNGNKAMLAKELGISRTTLWKKLKKKQ, from the coding sequence ATGGGAGAAGATATTATTATTTTCGAAGCTTTTTTGGAAGATGGCGTAAAAAAGGCCAGAGAGCTGGTCCGGGAAAATAACGTAAGGATAATAATAAGCCGGGGAGCAACGGGTGCCTTAATCAAAAAAAATGTTGATATACCGGTGGTAAGCATTGAAATTACAGATTTCGATGTTTTTCTTGCAATTTATGAATCCTCGGTTAAACATGATTCTATCGGCTTTTTTGGCTATGATTATAAAAAGGGCCATTTTAATTTCGACCTGTTTTCCAGGATATTAAATAAAAAAATCAGTTATTTTTACTATAAAACTGATTTAGAATTAAAAATGCTGCTTGAGAAAGCCAGAAACCAGGGTATAACCATAGCCGTTGGTACGGGAGCCTGTATCCTTACGGAAGCCGTAAAACTGGGTATGGAAGGAAGGCTGGTTTTATCAAATAGGTCTTCAGTGATGCAGGCCATAAATACGGCCAAAAACATTTGCTCCGTGCTGGAAAAGGATGCCGCCCAAAAGGAACTGATGAAAACACTGCTGGACTATTCTAACGAAGGTATTATGGCTCTGGATGAAGATAAAAGAATCATCCTGTTCAATCCAAAAGCGGAGAAGCTCCTTGAAATTCCAGGAGAAGAAATATTGTCGAAAAAAATTCAGGATGTCAATTCTTCTAACATAAACCGAATATTCGAAAGGGGCGAACCTGCTCTACAAAAAATAATTGAGATAAATAAGACCAAACTCCTGGTAAATAGGGCTAATATCAATGTTAACAGTCAAAAGCGAGGAACTGTAATAACCTTTCAGGAGATATCAAAGATACAGGAACTGGAAATAAATATCCGGGAAGAACTTTATAAAAAAGGTCTAACTTCATCATATTCTTTTGAAGATATACTGGGAAGCAGTAGGCCGTTAAAAGAAGCAATAGAAATGGCCAGGAAATACAGTAAAACTAATTCTACGGTGCTCATAATCGGAGAAAGTGGTACCGGCAAGGAATTATTCGCCAATAGCATTCATGCGGCAAGTCCAAGAGCTAACGGTCCTTTTGTTGCGGTAAACTGTGCGGCACTTCCGGAAAGTCTTCTGGAAAGCGAGTTGTTTGGATATGAAGAAGGGGCCTTCACGGGGGCCAAAAAAGGAGGAAAAGTCGGCCTATTCGAATTGGCTCATGGAGGCAGCCTTTTTTTAGATGAGATAGGTGAGATGCCGCTGGGCTTGCAGGCTCAAATACTCCGAGTGATTCAGGAGAAAAAAGTGATGAGGCTGGGCGGAAATAAATTAATTCCGGTGGATGTAAGGATAATCGCCGCCACAAATATCGACCTCAAGAAGCGGATACAGGAGGGAAAATTCCGTTCGGACCTCTTTTACAGGTTAAATATTCTGACTCTCAAAATTCCTCCTCTCAGGGAAAGACCTGAAGATATAATCCCACTGACAAAAAATTTTATTGAGGGTTTTTCTAATACTTACAATAAAAAGGTGAATAGTAATCTAAGCAAAGCCGTTATAGAATATCTTCAATCTTATAATTGGCCGGGGAATGTGAGAGAACTCAAAAATCTAATGGAAAAATGTGTTATCTTAACCGAAAAACAGGATTTGGACATAAATTTGATTAAAAACCTCATAACCGAATCGGATATATTCCGGGACACCCCGGTGAAAAACAAAATATTTATAAATATAAGCACATTTGAAGATATGGAAAATCAAATTATTGAACAAATGAACAGAATATTTAATGGTAATAAAGCTATGTTAGCAAAAGAACTTGGTATAAGCCGAACAACTCTGTGGAAAAAATTAAAGAAAAAGCAGTAA
- a CDS encoding 2-oxoacid:acceptor oxidoreductase subunit alpha, translating into MTQEVKFLQGNEACLEGALKAGARFYAGYPITPSSEIAEMASQRLPAVGGVFIQMEDELGSMAALVGASMAGAKAFTATSGPGFSLMQENLGLAIMTEAPCVVINVQRSGPSTGLATKPAQADVMQARWGTHGDHAIITLCPTSVQECYDLMIYAFNFSEKFRTPVIFLSDEILGHMREKVVLRDDIPVINRTFPQGDPKQYRPYKPGDNKVPPMAYFGSEYIFHASSSMHDETGYPNNTSQNADKVIRRLYEKIYDHRDEISIVKEFETKDADVLFISFGSAARSSREAVNMMRKDGIKAGLLQINTIWPFPDRKVQELISRAKVVLVPELNLGQIINEVRKLSSGKPVFGVNKVDSTIITPYEIIDKAKEVLQNV; encoded by the coding sequence TTGACGCAGGAAGTTAAATTTTTACAGGGCAATGAAGCCTGTCTGGAAGGAGCTCTAAAAGCCGGTGCCAGATTTTATGCAGGTTATCCCATAACTCCTTCATCGGAGATCGCTGAAATGGCATCTCAAAGGTTGCCTGCCGTTGGTGGAGTTTTTATACAAATGGAAGATGAACTGGGGAGCATGGCTGCTCTAGTCGGAGCCTCCATGGCAGGGGCAAAAGCTTTTACTGCTACCAGCGGACCTGGATTTTCCCTGATGCAGGAAAATCTGGGTTTGGCCATCATGACCGAAGCTCCCTGTGTAGTTATTAATGTTCAAAGAAGCGGGCCCAGTACCGGCCTTGCCACAAAACCGGCCCAGGCAGATGTCATGCAAGCCCGCTGGGGAACCCATGGCGATCACGCCATAATAACCTTGTGCCCAACTTCGGTTCAGGAATGTTACGACCTTATGATTTACGCTTTTAATTTTTCAGAAAAATTTAGAACACCCGTAATCTTTTTATCAGATGAAATTTTGGGCCATATGAGGGAAAAGGTGGTTTTGAGAGATGATATTCCGGTAATCAACAGGACTTTTCCTCAGGGAGATCCAAAACAATACAGACCTTATAAACCCGGAGACAACAAAGTGCCCCCAATGGCTTATTTCGGAAGTGAATATATCTTTCATGCCTCAAGTTCAATGCACGATGAAACGGGTTATCCCAACAACACCTCGCAAAATGCCGATAAAGTAATTAGAAGGCTTTATGAAAAAATATACGATCATCGCGACGAAATTTCTATAGTAAAGGAATTTGAAACAAAAGACGCCGATGTACTTTTTATATCTTTCGGGTCTGCCGCCCGCAGCTCACGAGAAGCGGTAAATATGATGAGAAAAGATGGTATAAAAGCAGGTTTGTTGCAAATAAATACCATCTGGCCTTTCCCTGACAGGAAAGTGCAGGAGTTGATTTCCCGGGCAAAAGTAGTTCTGGTTCCCGAGTTGAACCTTGGACAGATCATAAACGAGGTCAGAAAACTCTCCAGTGGAAAACCGGTATTTGGTGTAAATAAAGTTGACAGCACTATCATCACACCATATGAAATTATAGATAAAGCAAAGGAGGTTTTGCAAAATGTCTAA
- a CDS encoding thiamine pyrophosphate-dependent enzyme: MSKNIFDYIIEDRLPFFWCEGCGNGIILKSIAQAFADLDLDPKNVVVVTGIGCWGKADDYLSTNSLHVTHGRALAAATGVKAVNPDLKVIALMGDGDGVTIGGNHFIHAARRNMDITAIISNNFNYGMTGGQYSGTTPEPSFTSTSRYGSVEPPFDICALAKAAGAPYVARATVYHVNLLEKYIKNAILKKGFSVVDVINICPTYYGRFNKLKSPVDMMNWLKDNATTKLEEGNIYNNKFAIGEFANEDKLDFSTKYARIQKNARELSAHLEQDLSGK; the protein is encoded by the coding sequence ATGTCTAAGAATATCTTCGATTATATCATTGAAGATAGGTTGCCTTTTTTCTGGTGTGAAGGGTGCGGAAACGGTATAATATTGAAATCTATCGCTCAGGCCTTTGCAGACCTTGACCTGGACCCAAAAAATGTGGTGGTTGTAACGGGCATAGGCTGCTGGGGAAAGGCTGACGACTATCTTTCCACCAACAGTCTGCATGTTACCCACGGGCGCGCCCTGGCAGCGGCCACAGGCGTAAAAGCAGTCAATCCTGATCTTAAAGTAATTGCCCTTATGGGAGATGGAGACGGGGTAACTATTGGCGGGAATCACTTCATCCATGCAGCCCGCAGGAATATGGATATCACTGCAATAATATCCAACAATTTTAACTATGGAATGACCGGCGGCCAGTATTCGGGCACAACCCCAGAGCCGAGTTTTACCAGCACATCGAGGTACGGCTCCGTTGAACCTCCCTTTGACATATGCGCTCTGGCCAAGGCAGCGGGCGCTCCCTACGTAGCCAGGGCAACTGTTTACCATGTAAATCTTCTTGAAAAATATATCAAAAATGCCATTCTCAAAAAAGGATTTTCGGTAGTGGATGTTATCAACATATGCCCTACATATTACGGGAGATTCAATAAATTGAAATCTCCAGTAGATATGATGAATTGGCTGAAGGATAATGCTACCACAAAACTCGAAGAAGGGAATATATATAATAACAAATTTGCCATAGGCGAATTCGCCAACGAAGATAAACTTGATTTTTCTACAAAATACGCCAGGATACAAAAAAATGCCCGCGAACTGTCGGCACATCTGGAACAGGATTTAAGCGGAAAATAA
- a CDS encoding M42 family metallopeptidase, whose product MKHLIKELTESFGPSGSEDKIRETIIEKVRPYADSINVDKMGNIIAQKGTSGERLMLAAHMDEIGIIVTNIDDKGFLRFSNVGGLSPFTLIGERVVFANGTIGVFGMEKMDDMKDLKINKMFIDIGALSREEAKQKVKIGDMGTFYRECSISGDYIISKALDDRAGCAVLIKVMEQLKKPGYQTFFVFTVQEEVGLRGAKTSSFGVDPDLAIAVDVTLTGDTPEAPKMAVALGKGPAIKLKDNSIISHPKIKDALISAAEQKKVPYQLEVLEFGGTDSGAIHLSRSGVPSGGLSIPSRYVHSPSEMVHLKDLEMAVELLTGFIEG is encoded by the coding sequence ATGAAACACTTAATAAAGGAACTCACTGAAAGTTTCGGTCCTTCGGGCAGCGAGGATAAAATAAGGGAAACTATAATAGAAAAAGTAAGACCATATGCTGACTCTATAAATGTAGATAAAATGGGCAATATTATTGCCCAAAAAGGCACCTCCGGAGAAAGGCTGATGCTGGCGGCCCATATGGATGAAATAGGTATTATTGTAACAAATATAGATGATAAGGGCTTTTTAAGATTTTCAAATGTGGGGGGACTTTCACCCTTTACTCTAATTGGAGAAAGGGTGGTTTTTGCCAACGGAACTATAGGAGTTTTCGGCATGGAAAAAATGGATGATATGAAAGACCTCAAGATAAACAAAATGTTTATTGATATTGGAGCCTTATCTAGAGAAGAAGCAAAACAAAAGGTTAAAATCGGCGATATGGGTACTTTCTACAGGGAATGCAGCATCTCGGGCGATTATATCATTTCCAAAGCTCTTGATGATAGAGCAGGATGCGCGGTGCTAATAAAAGTCATGGAGCAATTAAAAAAGCCCGGGTATCAGACATTTTTTGTATTTACCGTTCAGGAAGAAGTCGGCCTTAGAGGTGCCAAAACATCGTCTTTCGGAGTGGATCCCGACCTGGCCATAGCTGTAGATGTCACCCTTACGGGTGACACGCCCGAAGCGCCAAAAATGGCTGTGGCACTGGGAAAGGGGCCTGCCATAAAGTTAAAAGACAATTCTATAATAAGCCATCCTAAAATTAAGGATGCTCTTATATCAGCGGCCGAACAAAAAAAAGTGCCATACCAGCTCGAAGTCCTGGAATTTGGAGGCACGGATTCGGGTGCCATACATTTGAGCCGTTCCGGTGTGCCTTCGGGAGGGCTGTCTATTCCCTCTAGATATGTTCATTCTCCATCGGAAATGGTGCATTTGAAAGATCTGGAAATGGCAGTAGAGCTGCTTACAGGGTTTATCGAAGGATAA